AGCCGGTCTCCTCACCCATCTCCAGAATCATTTTGACGTTATAGCCCAGCCGTCCGTTACGCGCTTTGAGAACCAACGCCAGCGCGGCCAGGTTAATGCTGTGCTGGCCTTTGTTATCAGCCGTGCCGCGTCCGTACCAGCGATTGCCCTCGACACTCAGCTCCCACGGATTAAGACCGCTGCGCCAGTTCTCTTCGTCTCCCGGCACCACATCGCCGTGTCCATAAGTCAGCAGGGTAAAAGCCGCATCGGCTTCGAGACGACGCGCCAGCAGAAAAGGACTTTTCCCTGCTTCAGGATTGGCCACCACCTGACAACTGAACCCCATTGCGGAGAGGTACGGGATCATCTCTTCATTGAGATAGGCCATCTGCTGTGGATGGTGACTCTCTGTCCGGTAGCTGACCCGGCGCGCCAGCGTTTCACGTAAGGCACCGGTGTGAAAATGGTCCAGCGCTGCCTGTAGCACGACTTCACGAGTGATCGTCATTATCCGTCAATTCCTTCTATTTCCGGGATACCGAGCCCCGGTTCCGGTGTCATTACCGAGGCCAACAACGCTCGGGTGTAGGGATGTTGCGGTTGGCTAAAAATCTGTTCCCGCGTTCCCTGTTCAACGATCTGGCCTTTGCGCATCACCGCAACATGATCAACCAGATGTTCCACCACCGACAGGTTGTGGCTGATAAACAGGTAAGTCAGGGAAAACTCCTGTTTCAGCGCCAGCAACAGATTGAGGATCTGCGCCTGCACCGAAACATCCAGCGCCGAAGTGGGTTCATCACAGATCAGAATCTCCGGACGCAGGATCAGCGCACGGGCAATGGCGACGCGTTGACGCTGACCACCGGAAAGTTGCCCCGGATACTGGCTGTGAGTACGTGAAGGCATGCCGACCAGATCCAGCATCTCCCGCACCTGCTTTTTGCGTTCATCCGGCGTGCCAATGTGGTGCAGCCGCAATGCCACTTCAACGACATCTGAGACGGTGCGACGCGGGTTAAGTGAAGACCAGGGGTCCTGAAAAATGGGTTGAATACGCGCACTCAATTTACGCCGATCGGCGGCATCAACCTCGCGTCCCTCAATCAGTACGTTGCCAGTGGTGGGCGGCAGCAGACCCAGTAGCATTTTTGCCAGCGTACTTTTACCGCAGCCGGATTCCCCCACCAGTCCCAGCGTTTCCCCGCGCCGGATACGCAGCGAGACATTGTCTACCGCCCGGATCTCCGCAGGGGACTTAAACAACCCGCGATTCAGGCGAAAAGTCCGGCTCAGCGCGCAAAGTTCCAGGGCGATATCCTCATTGCCGGCAATGTGTGGCGGTGTCAGCTTGCTCATAGCGCCTCCCTGATGGTCAAAGGACGAATGCAGCGCACCTGATGCTGTGCATTGAGTGGTTGATAAGGCGGATTCTCGTTACACGCCTCCTGGCACTGGCTACAACGGTTGCGAAATGCACAACCCTGTTGAGGACCGGTAAGATTGGGGACCACGCCAGGAATGGTAGGCAGAGGCTGCCCCGGCTGCGTGCGGCCCGCAACCGGAATGCACTCCAGCAACCCACGGGTATAGGGATGGTGCGGCTGACGGAACAGTTCATTGACCGGAGCGGTTTCCACCACCTGCCCGGCGTACATCACCGCCACGCGATCGGCGATACGTGCCACCACGCCCAGATCGTGGGTAATGAAGATCACCGCCATGCCCATTTCCTGTTGCAACTCGCGCAGTAAACGCAGGATCTGTGCCTGAATGGTGACATCCAACGCGGTGGTCGGTTCATCGGCAATGATCAGTTCAGGTTCACACATCAGCGACATCGCAATCATGATGCGTTGCCGCAGGCCACCAGAAAGTTGGTGCGGATACTGTTTCAGTCGATCTGCCGCCTGCGGAATGCCGACGCGCTCCATCAGGTACACCGCGCGTTCCCGCGCCTGCGCACGCGACACCTTACGATGTGCCAGCAGGGTTTCACATAACTGTTCGCCGAGCGTCCAGGACGGATTCAATGATGTCATTGGTTCCTGGAATATCATCGACATACTGTTGCCGCGCATTGCCGCCCGTTCGCGGCGGTTAAGTGCGAGCAGGTCGTTCCCCTTGAAGCGCAGGCTGTCGGCCTGGCGTCGGGCATTGCGCGGCAGCAGATCCATCATCGCCAGTGAGGTCATGGATTTACCACAGCCGGATTCCCCCACCAGGCACAGCATTTCGCCGCGATTTACGCTGAAATCGATACCGCGCACGGCATGCAGCGTGCCACGCGGCGTCTGGAGATCCACCCGCAGATTTTTCACTTCAAGCAGAGGTGCGTCAGTCTGGTTCATGTCATTTCCCTCTTAGTTGCGACCGTCGAGCGCCGTGATATCGCGCAGACCATCACCCACCAGGTTGATACTCAATACCAACAACGCCAGTGCCACACCGGGGATCACAATCACCCAGGGCTGAAAGAACATATAGGCTTTGCCTTCTGCGACCATCAGCCCCCAGGACGGCATGGGCGGTTGTACGCCAAGCCCCAGAAACGACAGGGTGGCTTCCAGTAAAATGGCGTGGGCAATTTCGAGTGTTACCACCACGGTCAGCGGCCCGAGCAGATTCGGCAGAATTTCGCGCAGCATGATAAACAGCGAAGATGCGCCCAGCGTTCGCGCTGCTGCGATGAATTCGGCCTCACGCAGTTGCCGGGTGACGGAACGGGAGACAATCAGAAAGCGATCCCACAACAACAGGCCAAGCAGCATAATCACCACCTTGACCGAACCCCCAATCAGCGAGGCCAGCGCCAGCGCCACCAGGATCACCGGCATCGCCAGACGCACTGTCAGCAGGTAACTGACTACCGCATCAACCCGTCCACCAAAGTAACCGGCCAGCACACCGAGCGTGACGCCAATCAGCGCTGAGATCATCACCGATACCAGACCAATCAGCAGAGATACCCGAGCGCCATACAACAGGCGGCTGAGATAGTCGCGCCCGAGTTTGTCGGTGCCCAGCAGGTGCGTCCATTCGCCTTTCTCAAACCATACCGGCGGCACCAGGCGTCTGCTGACGTCCTGCGCAAAGGGATCGTGTGGGCTGATTAATGGAGCCAGCAACGCCAGCAGAACGATGGTGCCAAGAATCACCACGCCCAGCGTCATGCTGTGATGACCGAAGACACGGCGACACAGGCGCTGCCAGGCCGTTGGTTCCGGCAACAGGCCGGTTTCCGGGCTAATGACGTTTTTCATGGTTCCTGCCATAGTCGTTTTCATTGAGGTTCCTTATTTGCTGCGCAAACGGGGATCGAGCACGGCATTAAGCACATCCGCCAGGAACGTCAGCCCGATATAGAAGATGGCGATGATCAACACGATGGCCTGCACCACCGGGAAGTCGTTGCGCGAGATGGAGTCCCAGGCCAGTTGCCCCAACCCCTGCAACGAGAACACCGATTCAATCACCACCGAGCCGCCCAGCATAAAACCGAGCTCCACCGTTGCCAGCGCCACGACCGGGATAATGGCGTTACGCAGCCCATGCTTGACCACCACCTTAAAGGCACTCAATCCTTTGGCATGGGCGGTGCGGATATAATCCGCACCCAGCACATCCAGCATGCCGGAGCGTGTCAGGCGCATCAGCGACGGCATGGCGTAATATCCCAGTGCCACTGCTGGCAACACAAAATGTTGCCAGCTACCGTTACCGGCCACCGGCAGCCATTTCAGCCCTACGGCGAAAATCAGGATCAACACCAGAGCGAACCAGAAGTTGGGGATCGCCTGGCCCAGCACCGAGATAAACATCGCGCAGCGGTCTACCCAACTGTCGCGAAACACCGCCGCCACCACACCAAGGGGGATCGCCACCACCAGCGCCAGCAGCAGCGCCACACCGCCCAACTGGAGCGTAATGGGCATACGCTGACCGACCAGCTCCATCACGGTGTTTTCGAAGTAGAACGAACGACCAAAATCGAGGTGCAACGCCGACCAGAACCAGTGTGAAAACTGCACCAGCAGCGGCTGGTCCAGTCCATTCTGTACGCGGATCTGCGCCACGGTTTCCGCGCTGGCATCCGGTCCGGCAATGGCTATCGCCAGGTCACCCGAAAGATGCAGCAGGGCAAAACTGACGACCGCCACGGTAAACAGCACCGCCAGCGCCACCAGCAGCCGATTTAAGATAAAGCGCACCATAACTCGGCTCCTTATTTCCAGCTGGATTGGGCAAAGCGCGGCAGTTCATCCGGCCAGTCCTGGAAGTTCAGATCGGCATTGAAGGCGTAGTGGGTGGAGTAGGAAAACATCGGTGCAATGTAAGCCTGGGCAGAGATACGCCCCAGCGCCTCGCCATATTCTTCATTGCGCTGTTTGACATCGACCGTGGCATCGGCTTTTTTCAGCATTGCGGTCAGCGTGGCATCTTTCCAGATATCGCTGCCTTTGCCACCGAAGTAGGGGGTGGTAAACGCCGAGGTATCATTGATCGAGAACGATCCCCAGGTGTTAAAGGCCATCGGCGCCTGGCCGGAGCTGAGGGCGGTCGCCATCACCGGATACTGCACAAAATGGAGGCGGGCGCGGATACCGACTTTGCGTAGATCGCCAATAATCGCTTCCGCATAATCACGTTCGCGATAGGCCCACAGGTCGGTGTCAAAACCGTTGGCATAGCCCGCCTCTGCCAGCAGTTGCTTCGCTTTGGCAGGATCGTAATTGTACTTGATAACTTTGCTGTCGTTGCAGGCGACCTGGGTGCGGAAACAGGCGGTGTACACTGGCTTGCTGCCACCACGTACCAGGTTATCGACAATGCCCTGACGGTTAATAGCGTAATTGATGGCCTGGCGGACGCGCAGATCTTTCAGCGGCGCCGCTTCGGGGCCGGTGGCATTGGTGTTCAGTGCAAGGAAACCGATGCGCATGGTCTCGCCACTTTTCACCGCGATATTCGGCATGGCCGAAAGCGGCTCCACCTGGTCGGCGGCCACACGCCAGATCCAGTCCACCTGGCCGGTCATCAACTGGGCGACACGGGCTTCCGGGTCGCGGATCACCACAAACTGCACCTTGCCGATGTGCGGCTGCCCTTGTGGACTCTCTTTGAAGTAGTCGGGGTTTTTCACCATATCAACGCCCTGGCCGGGGATGACTTTCACGATCTTGTAGGGGCCGGTGCCGATTGGGGCTTTACTGAAACCTTCCAGTTTCACCTGCTGGAAATATTTGGCCGGGTAGATTGGCGTAGGCCCGGACAGGTACTCCAGCGCCGCCGGGAAGGGTTGTTTCAGGTGCAAACGAACGGTGAAGTCATCGACTTTCTCAACATGATCGATCCAGTCAACACTTTGCGGCACCACGGAGGCGGTATTTGGACCCGCGATTTTCTCGAAGGTGTAGACCACATCATCGGCACTGAAGGGATCGCCATTGTGGAATTTAACGTCTTTGCGCAGATGAATTAAT
This window of the Pantoea phytobeneficialis genome carries:
- a CDS encoding ABC transporter permease, giving the protein MVRFILNRLLVALAVLFTVAVVSFALLHLSGDLAIAIAGPDASAETVAQIRVQNGLDQPLLVQFSHWFWSALHLDFGRSFYFENTVMELVGQRMPITLQLGGVALLLALVVAIPLGVVAAVFRDSWVDRCAMFISVLGQAIPNFWFALVLILIFAVGLKWLPVAGNGSWQHFVLPAVALGYYAMPSLMRLTRSGMLDVLGADYIRTAHAKGLSAFKVVVKHGLRNAIIPVVALATVELGFMLGGSVVIESVFSLQGLGQLAWDSISRNDFPVVQAIVLIIAIFYIGLTFLADVLNAVLDPRLRSK
- a CDS encoding ABC transporter substrate-binding protein, encoding MARYKTRQIHKYALTALLLCCVSYSYAGKQNDTLVYASDNEVENISPYHNNLREGVILAHMVWDTLIYRDPKTGEYKPELASDWKWESPTALLIHLRKDVKFHNGDPFSADDVVYTFEKIAGPNTASVVPQSVDWIDHVEKVDDFTVRLHLKQPFPAALEYLSGPTPIYPAKYFQQVKLEGFSKAPIGTGPYKIVKVIPGQGVDMVKNPDYFKESPQGQPHIGKVQFVVIRDPEARVAQLMTGQVDWIWRVAADQVEPLSAMPNIAVKSGETMRIGFLALNTNATGPEAAPLKDLRVRQAINYAINRQGIVDNLVRGGSKPVYTACFRTQVACNDSKVIKYNYDPAKAKQLLAEAGYANGFDTDLWAYRERDYAEAIIGDLRKVGIRARLHFVQYPVMATALSSGQAPMAFNTWGSFSINDTSAFTTPYFGGKGSDIWKDATLTAMLKKADATVDVKQRNEEYGEALGRISAQAYIAPMFSYSTHYAFNADLNFQDWPDELPRFAQSSWK
- a CDS encoding ABC transporter ATP-binding protein — its product is MNQTDAPLLEVKNLRVDLQTPRGTLHAVRGIDFSVNRGEMLCLVGESGCGKSMTSLAMMDLLPRNARRQADSLRFKGNDLLALNRRERAAMRGNSMSMIFQEPMTSLNPSWTLGEQLCETLLAHRKVSRAQARERAVYLMERVGIPQAADRLKQYPHQLSGGLRQRIMIAMSLMCEPELIIADEPTTALDVTIQAQILRLLRELQQEMGMAVIFITHDLGVVARIADRVAVMYAGQVVETAPVNELFRQPHHPYTRGLLECIPVAGRTQPGQPLPTIPGVVPNLTGPQQGCAFRNRCSQCQEACNENPPYQPLNAQHQVRCIRPLTIREAL
- a CDS encoding ATP-binding cassette domain-containing protein gives rise to the protein MSKLTPPHIAGNEDIALELCALSRTFRLNRGLFKSPAEIRAVDNVSLRIRRGETLGLVGESGCGKSTLAKMLLGLLPPTTGNVLIEGREVDAADRRKLSARIQPIFQDPWSSLNPRRTVSDVVEVALRLHHIGTPDERKKQVREMLDLVGMPSRTHSQYPGQLSGGQRQRVAIARALILRPEILICDEPTSALDVSVQAQILNLLLALKQEFSLTYLFISHNLSVVEHLVDHVAVMRKGQIVEQGTREQIFSQPQHPYTRALLASVMTPEPGLGIPEIEGIDG
- a CDS encoding ABC transporter permease; the encoded protein is MKTTMAGTMKNVISPETGLLPEPTAWQRLCRRVFGHHSMTLGVVILGTIVLLALLAPLISPHDPFAQDVSRRLVPPVWFEKGEWTHLLGTDKLGRDYLSRLLYGARVSLLIGLVSVMISALIGVTLGVLAGYFGGRVDAVVSYLLTVRLAMPVILVALALASLIGGSVKVVIMLLGLLLWDRFLIVSRSVTRQLREAEFIAAARTLGASSLFIMLREILPNLLGPLTVVVTLEIAHAILLEATLSFLGLGVQPPMPSWGLMVAEGKAYMFFQPWVIVIPGVALALLVLSINLVGDGLRDITALDGRN